The region ATCCGTCTCTGCGGAGCTGCTCCTCCGCCAGCGGGGCCAGCAGGGGCGAGAGCCTGCCCCGGGTTCCCCATGCCGCCGAAATTGCCCGCGCTACCCATGTTACCCATGATGCCAGTATTACCTCCGCTTATGTTGCCCGGCGCGGCAGGGCCGGCGACCGGGCTACCAGTGAAAGAAGCCTCCTGACCCGCGTATCCCTCCTCGCTGGAGAGCGCACCCGCCTGGGCCTCGCCGGCCAGCGAGCCTGCCGAGCCTGCAGGCTGCTGCGACAGGCCAGCCGCGAGCTGCGCCAGAAGAGACCGCGCCTCAGCGTTGGAGACATCGATACGCAGGACCTCTTCACATTGAGCGCGGGCCGCCGCCAGGTCATTTCGGAGCAGATAGCCCCTGGCGGCAGCCAGACGCTCCTGTATCATCAACGACAGATCTTTCTTCTCTGCGTAGTAGTTTGCGAGCCGCTCGTGAGGTTCAGGGCTAGCAGGTGAGAACTGAAGCGCCTTCTGCCAGGCGGCCTCTGCCCGTGCTCCCTGGCCAGCCTGGGCGTAAAGATCAGCAAGCTGCAGATAAGCGTTGTAAGCCTCCTCCCGCCTGCCCAACCAGCCATACAGCTCGGCGACCTTGCTTAGCACAATGATATCATGAGGCTTGCGCTTCAGCAGATACTCATATTCATCCAGCGCCTGCTGCCACTGCTTGGTCTGCATATAGCAGAAGCCCAGGCCCTCATGCGCCGCTGTGTCGTCTGGGAACTCTACCAGCGCCCGCTGATACTCGCGGGCTGCCTCCGTCCACTTGCTATCCCAACGGTAGCGGTCGGCGGCATCCATTGCTGTCTTGAAAACCTGTCTGTTCCCAGGCATGTGGGCTTCGCTTTCTTCCTTCTCTCTTCTCTACTCAGAATGGGCACCTGCCAACAAGTTCACCTTCATTTTGTCACTAGGTTACTACAATCCTGCATTGAAGCTCTCTTTTTGGTACTAAAGTACTTAGCCCTCCTCTCCCAGTCCCCAGGCCCGGCTTGCCGCCGATCCCTCCCCCCCTCCCTGGGAAAGAGGCCGCCCGACACAAAAAGAGCGAACAATACCGCTTGCTTGTTATAGATAAAGACAAATATTTGCATTTTGGAGTATACTAAATAGTAGCGAGAAAATTCTAGCTATGAGTAGCGTGTAGTAGGGGCAACAGCATTGACTGGCAGCAGGGTCACGCGGGATCTGTCTGCCCTGCCCGCAGCCAGACAGCCAGGAAGGAGGTCTCATGCTCTTCACACGGGCCTTCTCGGGCCGCCTCTCTCTTTCTCCGTTGCGCCTGACGCTTTTTGGTATTACGCTGTTAGAGGAGATGCTCTCGGGCATTCCCACTATTGGCTTACCCCTGCTGCGTCACCAGGTACCGATGTCCTACACGCAGATCGGTCTGCTTTTTACCCTGGGGGCGGCAATGTCGATGGTGCTGGAGCCTTTGAGTAACGTGTTGAGCGACCTGGGGAAGACGAAGAAACTTTGGGTGATCGGTGGTCTGCTGGTGCTCTCCGGTGCGTTCGTGCTGGCCGGTCTCGCTCGCTCATTCGCGGTGATCCTGGTAGCGTTCGCTTTGCTCTATCCCTCTAACGACATCGCCTTGGGAGCGGCGCAGTCTTCGCTCATCGATGAGAATCCCCACCGCAGCACACGGACGATGCTGCGCCTGGCCTTCATTGGGAATTTGGGGGATTTTCTGACTCCGCTGACGGTGACCATTATCGCCCTTCTGGCTCTGGGTTGGGCGAGTCTCTGCTGGTTGGCCGCCGCGATTTGGTTGGTAGTGGCTTTGCTTTCTTGCGCCTTGCGCTTCCCTCAAGTGGAGCGTGGCGAGGGACGGCGCTCGCGTCTGGGCCTCCTGGTGGAGGGCTTCGTGGCGGCGCTGCGCAATCCCCTCATGCTTGGCTGGGTAGTGATCGCCACTCTGCCAGTGATGCTCGATGAAGTCTATCGGTCATTCGTTTCTCTCTATCTACAGGACACGCTCCATTTATCGGACGATGCGGTGGAGAGTCTGATTACATTCGAGAGCGCTTCGGGATTCGCTGGTCTGGTGATCTGCGAGCTGCTGCTGGCCCTGGGGCTGACAGTGCGCCAGGTCCTGGCTGGTTCGGCGCTGGTGGCTCTGATTGGAATGACTGCCTTGCTGTTGACCCGCTCGTTCTGGCTGGCAGGTTTACTGCTCTGTGTGGTTGGAGCCAGCTCGATTGCCTGGTTCCCGCTGGCGCGGGCCCAGGTCTATGAGCGCCTGCCAGGCCGTTCGGGCACGGGTCGAGCATTGTTGAGCCTGGGCACACCTTTCTCCGTGATCTTGCCCAGTATTGTAGGACTCATTGCCGGTCGCCTGGGCATCGCAGCAGGTGTGGCCTTCCTGGAGCTGGCGCCGCTCGGCATCCTCTTGCTGCTGGTGTTGCAACGCGCAGAGTCGCGGCCAACCCTGGCCTGACGGTTCCTTCTTCTCTTCCTTCCTCTCAACCGCACTGTTGATGGTCGTTCTCCTTTGCGGCCTGACCACAGGGGAGAACGACGCAGCGCCGCATTCCTGGCTATGGTATGATGGACGCCAGGAGATTTCGCCTGTGGAGGAAGGAGGCTTCTTGATGATGTCTGCTACGATCTTCGACAGCCGCCCCCTGGCGGCGCGCATGATGGCTGAGCTACAGCAGGAGGCAGCCGAGTTTCGCAAACAGCATCGTCGCTCAGCGCGCCTGGCGCAAATTCTCATTGGCCGCGACCCCGCGGCGGAGGTCTACAGTCGCCAGCTTGTTCGCTCCTGCCGTCGCCTCGGTCTGAGCTGCGTGACGTTGGCCTATCCATTCGAGGTAGATGAGGAGGAGATCCGCTCAGAGGTCGCGATGCTAAGCGAGGCCCCCACAACCGACGGGATCGTACTGCTGTTGCCATTGCCGGAGCACATCCGGCAGCGTGTGGTGACCGAAGTGCTGCGCCCCGAAAAGGATGTCGATGGCCTCGGGCCACGCAATGCCGGCAATCTCCTGCTGGGTTTTCCTAGCTTTATCCCCTCGACTGCCGCTGTAGTGCTGACCGTGCTACGGGAGGCCGGCATCCGCGTGGCGGGGCAGCATGCGGTCATTGTGGGACGGAGCAATATCGGAGGCAAGCCGATCGCGCTGGCACTGATGCGGGAGGATGCCACGGTGACGATCTGCCACTCGCACACCCGCAATCTGGCGGAGATCACCCGCAGTGCGGATATCCTGGTAGTGAGCACGGGCAGGCCGGGCCTGATTACGGGCGAGATGGTGAAACCTGGGGCGGTGGTGCTGGATGCCGGTATTACCACGGTCGATGGGAAGGTCGTTGGCGACGTCGACAGAGAGAGCGTGGCCCGCGTGGCCTCATTCCTGACGCCGGTCCCCGGTGGTCTCGGCCCTCTGACTCACCTGATGCTAATCCGCCATACCCTGCTTGGGCCCCAGTGAAGCATGCCGCCGGAGAAGGAAGGAAGGAAGGAGGGCAAGAAGGACGCAAAGGAGCGGAGAGATCGATTCCTAGGTCTGGGATTGCTGGCGTAGTGCGTGCGGTCACCGCGATTGGTCCGGGCCTGAGCCTCGTCACCGAGGCCCGGGCCAGGTCCTGCGCCAGGCAGGCTTTCAGCTCAGGTCTGCGTGGAAAGCTAGACAGCTCACCAAGACAACCAGGCGGCTGACGGCCCTTCGACGAGCTGCGGCGCGAGTCCGATGCCTGCGCCTGCTTCGTCTGTGGGGTCTCTCGCGGGCCATGCTCGGGTCGGGGCTGCTGCTAGGCTTCTGGCTCGTATTGCTCAAGAAAGCGGATTACTTCGCGTGTGATCTGGCTGGGAGTCGAGGCGCCCGCCGTCACCGCAACGCGCTTCTTGCCTTTGAGCCAGTCCAGTTTCAACTCGGAGAGATCTTCGATACGGACCGCGGGAACGCCGGCCAGCTCTTCTGAGACCTGCACCAGACGGTTGGTGTTGTTGCTGCGGGGATCGCCTACCACGATCGTGAGGTCGGCCCCTTTGGCCTGCCGTACGACGGCCTCTTGCCTGAGCTGCGTAGCGGCGCAGATATCGATGTAGACCTTGACGTGAGGATAGCGGGCCTGGATGTAGTTGATGAGGCGCTGCGTGTCCCACTGCGAGAGCGTGGTCTGGGTTGAGATGGCCAGTTTCTGCTCTTGCTCCGGCGTGAGCTGCAGGGCATCGACGTCAGCCTCGCTCTCGATGAGGCTGATATGGCCCGGGACTTCGCCCATGACCCCTTCAGGCTCGGGATGCCCTTTCTTGCCAATGTAGAGAATATAGTAGCCCTCCGCCACCAGCTCGCGCACCAGCTCATGGGTCTTGGTCACATCAGGACAGGTAGCATCGATACAGTAGAGGCCGCGCTCACGCGCACGCTCCTTGACCAGGGGCGAGACGCCATGCGCGGTAAAGATTACTGTTCCTTCTTTGACCTGCTCAAGGATCGCCGCGCGATTCGGCCCATCGAGGGTAATGATGCCGAGGGCGGTCAGCTCTTCAATGGCATGCCGATTGTGAACGATCTGGCCAATGATATAGATTGGACGGGGCAGCGTTGGATCTTTGGCAGCGCGACGAGCAATCTGCAAGGCGTCAACGACGCCATAGCAGTAGCCGCGGGGAGAGATCTTGATCACTTCCATAACGTCCTCGTTCGTTCCCTGCGCCTGGAAGCAGGCAGATAGACAGCCTTCTCGACAGAAGGGCCGCCAGGACCAGGAGACCGTGCCTGCCGTGGCCATTCTGCGGTCATTCTTATGGTACCATAAAATCAGCTCGCTTTAGCACGGCTGTTGCAGAGAATACGCTGGAGGTCGGCGGGCGTGTAGAGGCAGACGAAAGGTAACAGGCCGACCATTTCTTCAACGGAAGGGCTACGCGCCAGGTCGAGAATGATCAACGGGACCTGGCGATTGCCGCACCCCTGGGCAATGGCTGCCGCGGAAATGAGCGGGGCTGCGGGCGTCACAGCCGGGATGCTGATCAGCAACTGCACTTGCGGCAGCAGCCTGTCCAGTTGATTTACGCTCTCTTCCTCATAGATAGACTGCATGCCCGCTTGCTTTAGCAACTGCACAAAGGGTCGCCGTAGCTCCTCGGGTCCGATGAGCAGGGCGGAACGACCGTGCAAGCCGCCCAGGCACGCATCAGCAATTGATACAACCTGTGGCGCGAGATTCTGCATGCGCTTCTCTCTCCTCCAGAAACATCCTCTTGATCACGAGTGCCAGATGCCATGCTCTGACAGCATGGCTCAAGATGTTCCTGTTTATCGTAGCGTATGGCAAAGAGTCAGACATCAGGTAATCACCTGATTTTGCCTGGGGCCTCCCCGCGTATTTTTTTCTAAGGTTCTGATCCGGCCTGACTTGCTCACCTGCGGGCCGCCTCGCGCAAAACTCAGCCGCAGCAGGGAGGCTCGCGCCCGGCCCGCCTATCATCACTGCCGCCTTGTTGACATCCATTTCAGCGATAGACTATACTAAAGAAAGCTCTTGAACAGAGATAGAACAAGCCAGCGTTGACCCTTCTTTTTTTTGCGTGTCTTCCTGTTCACAGAGGAAAGGATGCAGCGGTTGCTTGTCGATAGCCACGCCCACGTCGATGCTCCCCGTTTTCAGAAAGATCGCGATGCGGTGCTGCGTGCCGCATTTGCGGGGGGGATCGGCTACATCGTTGATCCCGGCTGCGATCTGGAGTCGAGCCGTGCAGCGCTAGCTTTGGCCCAGAGCTACCGTGGCCAGGTTTTCGCCGCTGTTGGCGTGCATCCTCACGAGGCCACCTCTTACAATGAGGAGGTAGAGGCTCAACTGCGCAGTCTGGCGCACGCGCCCGAGGTGGTGGCCATTGGCGAATTTGGGCTTGATTACTTTCGCATGCTTTCGCCGCGCGATGTGCAGCGGGCGGTCTTCTGTGCCCATCTGGAGCTTGCTCGTAGCTGCGACCTCCCCTGCATCATCCATGTGCGCGACGCTCACGAAGACGTGATTGAGCTGCTGCGCGCGCATGGTCGCGGGCTGCGCGGGGTCTTCCACTGCTTCTCGGGCAATGTGGCCCAGGCTGAGGAATGCCTTTCCTTCGAGGGCTTCATGCTCTCCTTCGCTGGCCCATTGACCCGCCCGGGTAACGCCCTGCCCGCAGTCGCCAGCATGGCTCCTCTCGATCGCGTGCTGGTCGAGACCGACAGCCCCTATCTTGTTCCCTTGCCCCTACGCGCCAGACGCAACGAGCCGCTCTTCGTGAAGCATGTGGCCCAGAAGCTAGCCGAGATCCGGGGCCTGACGCTGGACGAAATCGCTCAGATCACTACAGCGAACGCCACGCGCCTGTTCGGTCTTGGAGAACGCCATGAAGCTATTTAATACGCTCACCCAGAGAGTGGAGCCATTCGTCCCCCTCGAAGGGAACAATGTGCGTATCTACGTGTGTGGAGTGACTCCCTACGATACTACTCACCTGGGTCATGCCTTCACCTACGCCTCTTTCGATACGCTCATTCGCTATCTGGAATTCCGTGGCTATTCTGTGCGCTATGTACAGAACGTCACGGACATCGATGACGATATTTTGCGCAAGGCGCGCGAACTGGGTGTGCCCTGGGACGAGCTGGGCAGGCGCGAGACCGAGAGGTTTCTGCGCGATATGGATGCGCTCAATGTCCGCCGTCCGACTTTCTACGTGCGCGCAACTGATGAGATTCCTCACATCATCGAGATGGTACAGAAGCTGATCGAGCGCGGCTATGCCTACGTGAGCGATGGCTGCGTCTACTACAATGTGCGCCAAGACCCCGACTTCGGGGTCTTGGGACGCGCCATCGGCCTCCAGGACTACGCCGCCATGCTGGCGGTGGCCAACGAGCGCGGCAACTATCCCGATGACCGGCGCAAACGCGATCCGCTGGATTTTGTGCTCTGGCAGGCTCAGGCTCCCGGTGAGCCGGCCTGGCCCAGCCCTTGGGGGCCGGGACGCCCGGGGTGGCATATCGAATGTAGCGCCATGGCCCTCCACTATCTGGGGGACCAGCTCGATATCCACGGCGGTGGGGCCGACCTGGCTTTCCCTCACCATACCTGCGAGATCGCCCAATCCGAGCACTACACGGGCAAGAGGCCTTTTGTCCGCTACTGGCTGCATACCGGCATGGTCTATCAGCAGGGAGAGAAGATGAGCAAGTCGCTGGGCAACCTGATCCTGGTGAGCGACCTGCTGAAGCAGTACAGCGCCAATGCGATCCGCCTCCTGCTCCTGAACCACCATTATCGCCAACCCTGGGAGTGCTTCCCTGCCGACCTGCAGCTGGCTACCGAGCAGGCTACCCTCTTCGAGGAGGTGGCGGCCCTGGCAGCTCGCTGCCCAACAACGGCGACAGCGGAGAGCAGCAGCGAGCTGCGCGCTCGCTTCGAGTCGCTCTTAGACGACGATTTGAAGACGCCCGAGGCGCTGCAGCTCCTACAGGAGACCGGCCAGGCTGCACTGGCCAGCCACGATGCCTGTCGCGCCAGCGACGTTGTTCGTCTTTTACGTGTGCTGGGCCTGCGTTGCTAGAGCCTGCCTCTCCCCCGCCCTTCCAGACTGAAAACGAGGCTGAGAGCCGCGGGAACAGGAGCAGTACCGCGGCCCACCTCTGTTTATGCTCACGAGTCGCCCGTCGTCTGCGCCCGCTCCTCCCGGGAAGCCTCCGACGGGCGCCCGCCTGTCATGAGCAGCCCCAGCTCCTCCTCGCTGGCCTCCGGCGTGACGATATCGACAATCCGCCCTTCGTACATTACCGCAATGCGATCGGAGAGTGAGCGGATCTCGTCTAGCTCGGCAGAAACAAGCAAGATCGCCTTGCCCGCGTCCCGCTGCTCAACCAGGCGCCGATGAATGAACTCAATGGCCCCAATATCGACGCCGCGCGTGGGCTGGGCCGCGATCAGCAGCTGCGGGTCAGCGGCAAATTCGCGCGCCACAATCACTTTCTGCTGGTTACCACCGGAGAGGGCACGCACTGGCAGCCTGGTGCTCGGTGTGCGAACGTCGAATTCGCGCACCAGGCGGCGCGCCCATTGAGCAATCTCGCGCAAACGCAGAATGAAACGAGCCCAGGCAAAGCGCGGCCAGCGCTCACGCCCCAAAACGGTGTTATTTTCAATGGTATCGCTGAGCACCAGACCACTACCGCGCCGATCTTCGGGAATGTGTGCTATGCCGACGAGACGCACCTCGCGCGCACTCATGCCGGTAATATCGTAGGTTTTGCCAGCCTGCTCACCGCTGCTATGAGTGATAGTCATGCGGCCAGCCGTGGCGCGGCGCATCCCAGTCAGGACCTCGACCAGCTCGCTTTGACCGTTGCCCTCCACGCCAGCAATGCCGAGAATCTCGCCAGCGTGCACCTCAAAGCTGACCCCTTGCAGCGCTTCCAGCCCACGATCGGATCTGGCATGCAGATTCTCCACCCGCAGCACCACTGGCCCAGTCCGCGCCGGACGCTTCTCGACCCGCAGCAGCACCTCGCGCCCTACCATCAGCCGCGCGATCTCAGCCTGATTCGTCTCGCGAGTCACCAGCTCGCCGACGTTGCGCCCACGACGCAGGACCGTCACGCGGTCAGTAAGATCGAGCACCTCGCGCAGCTTGTGAGTAATGAATATGATCGTCTTCCCCTGACGAGACAGGGCACGGAGCACATCGAACAGCTCGTAGGTCTCCTGGGGCGTCAGGACGCCGGTCGGCTCATCCAGAATGAGGATGTCGGCGGCCCGATAGAGGGCCTTGAGGATCTCAACACGCTGCTGCAAGCCGACAGAGAGCTTCTCGATGCGGGCATCGGGATCGATAGGCAGACCATAACGAGCACTGAGCTGGAGCACCAGCTCACGGGCACGCCGTCGATCGTAGACGGCCACCGGCCCCCCTGGCTCCTGGCCCAGCACAATATTTTCGGCCACCGTCAGCGGCGGAATGAGCATGAAATGCTGATGGACCATGCCGATATGGAGGCGAATAGCATCGCGGGGACCGCTAATATGGACGCGCTCGCCGTTGACAGAGATCTCCCCACTGTCGGGGCGCACCAGTCCATAGAGAATATTCATGAGGGTCGTCTTGCCGGCCCCATTTTCTCCAACCAGAGCATGAATCTCGCCCCGCCGGACGCGCAAGTTCACGTGATCGTTCGCCACCACGCCAGGCCAGGCTTTGCAGATATCGCGCATCTCTACGGCATAGGGCGAGGCCGCCAGGTTTGGACCTGCCTCCTGAGCGAGAGGCGCTTTCTCCTGTTCGTGCATGCTTCCTTGACCTCCTCGGGCGCTTGCGCTGCCTGCTATTCGGCGCTGCCCGGCTCGTAGGGCACGCCATCGGCAGCCGGGGCCACAGTGCGCCCGACCAGTCCGATCAGCGCAATAATGGTAAGAATATATGGCAAGGTCGCCAGCAAATTGGAATCGATGCCCGTATCCTGCAGGCGCACGCTCAAGGCCAGGCCCAGACCAAAGATCAGACAGGCCCCGGCGGCCCCCAGCGGCGTATATTTGCCAAAGACCACCGCTGCCAGCGCGATGAAGCCACGTCCGGCGGTCATGTTCGGATTAAAAGTGCCAGCCACACCCAAAGCAAGAAAGGCCCCCGCCAGTCCCGAGAGCAGACCACTGGCGACAACACAGGCATAGCGAATCAGGCGCACGGGGATGCCGGCAGTGTCCGCAGCCTGCGGATGCTCTCCCACAGCCCGAATGCGCAGGCCCAGATTCGTTCTGAAGAGCAGAAACTGCAGACCTAACAGGATGATGATCGCCAGGTAGAAGACGACATTCTGCTGAAAAAGTACTTGACCAAGGAAAGGAAGCTGCGCCAGTGGCCCCCAGCTCAGCACCGGAAGACGCAGATTAAAGGGCAGACTGGGAATACCCTGGCCACCGGTCTGCACAATATTGAGATAATTGGTCAGCCCCAGAGCGGCCACGTTGATCGCGATACCACTGATAATCTGATCGGCCTTGAGGTGAATCGAGACCACGCCATGCACCAGGGCCAGCAAGCCGCCGGCGCCGATCGCCGCCAGCACCCCGACGAGGACGCTATGGCTGGCCAGGGTGACCACCACTCCAACATAGCAGCCGATCAACATCATACCTTCCATCGCGATGTTCACCACGCCGCTGCGCTCCGAGATGACGCCACCCAGAGCTGGCAGCAGCAGGAGAGCGGCAAACTGCAGAGAAGCCTGCCAGAGATCGCCAGAAGTAATTACCCGCAAAAAGATAGGCCAGAACACGCTTCACGCCTCCCCGTTCTGCTGATGTTGACGCTCCTGCACTGGGATCTGAGCCTGCCCTGATCCATCATCGGCCAGAGCGGCCTTCCCAGGCTCAGACAGCGGCTGATCATTCATCGTTGGAGCCTCCGCTCCGTTGGCGGGCGCCTGATCCAGATCGACCACCCCACCGGCGAGCGCGGCCACCACCGTTGGCTGGCGCGCCGCCGAGAAGCGCTTCACGAGAGCCTGTCGGATCACAGGGAGGAACTGGACAGCGATGCTAAAGAGGACCAGCGCCTCGATAATATAGACCAGGTCGCCAGGCACATTGGCCTTCAGCTGCATCAGAGAGCCACCCTGGCGCATCCCCCCAAAGAGCAAGGCCCCCAGGAAGATACCGATGGCCGTCATGCGACCCAGCAAGGCCACGCCAATGGCATCGAAGCCTGTCGTATCATTGCGAAAGACCTGGCCGATGACCTCATAGGGGTACTGCCCCATGAGCTGCAGCGTCCCGCCCAGACCGGCAAAGAGGCCAGCCAGCGTCATCACCAGCACCACATTGCGCTTGACCGAGATCCCGGCGTACTGGGCGGCGCGAGGATTCTCCCCCACCACGCGCGTCTCGTAGCCAAAGGTCGTGCGCGACATCAAGAACCAGTAGACTACCAGGGCCACAAGTGCAAAGAGGAAGCCGACGTCCACAATATACTGCTCAGGCTGACTGATGGTGGGAAGGAAATGGCCCAGCGTTTGATTATAGAGGACCGAGAGCTTTGGAAGATTCGTCTGGGGGGGCATAGAGGGTGTCTGATCAGCCTGACCGGGGGCCTGCAGCGGTCCCGAAACGAGCCAATCGCTGACATAGAAAATAATCCAGTTGAGCATAATTGTCGTCACCACCTCATGAGCGCCCCGCCAGGCCTTGAGCAGGCCGACAATTCCTCCCCAGAGCGCCCCGGCCAGGGCCCCGGCCACAATCATCAGCGGGGTCAGTAACCAACCGGGCCACGTCGAGCACTTAATGCCGACGAACGCCGCCAGGATCGCCCCGGCAGCAAACTGGCCCTCGGCCCCGATATTAAAGAGGCGCGCCCGATAGGCGATAGCCACCGAGAGGCCCGTAAAAATAAGGGGGGTGACATTGACCAGCGAAAAGGAGAGATTGGCGGCGCTGCCGAAGGCTCCTGAGAAGAGGTAACCGTAGGCCAGCAAAGCGGCGTTGAAACGATCGAAGAGAGAGCCGGAAGCAGTGATCATGATCACAATCAGGCCGGCGATCAGGGCCAGAGCCAGGGCCAGCAGCGGACGCCCTAGTCCGGAGCCAACTCTGCGCAGCCAGAGCAGCAAGGTTGTTGACCTCGTCTCCAAGGCTGGGGGAGTAGGTGAGCGCGGTTGAGCAGTCTGCAAGGCCATAGAGCGAATCCTCCCAGATCAGCAGTCACCAGGCAGGAAGGAGAAGCGGCCAGCCTTCTGCCAGGCTCTATGCTCGGTTATGACACACAAAAAACTGACTTGTAATAATAGCATTGCTACAGGGCAGAGACAAGCAGCGTCTGAGGAAGACAAAGGACAGGCTGCGCCAGTGAGTTCCTGGCAGGTGCAACTCAGCCGCCAGTGGTGAGAGAAGAAAGGACCAGATCGAGCTATCAGAGGACAGCTCGATCTGGTCATGCCCGGGCCATTCACTCACTACGCAGGTCAGGAAGGAATATTCTCAGGGACCGCGAGCGTACCGGCCCTGATCTGGTCGGCGAGCTGGTCAGCCTTGTTCTTGGCATCAGCGGGCACCACGCTGCTCAGCGTACCGTAAC is a window of Thermogemmatispora onikobensis DNA encoding:
- a CDS encoding TatD family hydrolase, which codes for MQRLLVDSHAHVDAPRFQKDRDAVLRAAFAGGIGYIVDPGCDLESSRAALALAQSYRGQVFAAVGVHPHEATSYNEEVEAQLRSLAHAPEVVAIGEFGLDYFRMLSPRDVQRAVFCAHLELARSCDLPCIIHVRDAHEDVIELLRAHGRGLRGVFHCFSGNVAQAEECLSFEGFMLSFAGPLTRPGNALPAVASMAPLDRVLVETDSPYLVPLPLRARRNEPLFVKHVAQKLAEIRGLTLDEIAQITTANATRLFGLGERHEAI
- a CDS encoding 4-hydroxy-3-methylbut-2-enyl diphosphate reductase, yielding MEVIKISPRGYCYGVVDALQIARRAAKDPTLPRPIYIIGQIVHNRHAIEELTALGIITLDGPNRAAILEQVKEGTVIFTAHGVSPLVKERARERGLYCIDATCPDVTKTHELVRELVAEGYYILYIGKKGHPEPEGVMGEVPGHISLIESEADVDALQLTPEQEQKLAISTQTTLSQWDTQRLINYIQARYPHVKVYIDICAATQLRQEAVVRQAKGADLTIVVGDPRSNNTNRLVQVSEELAGVPAVRIEDLSELKLDWLKGKKRVAVTAGASTPSQITREVIRFLEQYEPEA
- a CDS encoding ABC transporter permease → MFWPIFLRVITSGDLWQASLQFAALLLLPALGGVISERSGVVNIAMEGMMLIGCYVGVVVTLASHSVLVGVLAAIGAGGLLALVHGVVSIHLKADQIISGIAINVAALGLTNYLNIVQTGGQGIPSLPFNLRLPVLSWGPLAQLPFLGQVLFQQNVVFYLAIIILLGLQFLLFRTNLGLRIRAVGEHPQAADTAGIPVRLIRYACVVASGLLSGLAGAFLALGVAGTFNPNMTAGRGFIALAAVVFGKYTPLGAAGACLIFGLGLALSVRLQDTGIDSNLLATLPYILTIIALIGLVGRTVAPAADGVPYEPGSAE
- a CDS encoding ABC transporter ATP-binding protein, which gives rise to MRDICKAWPGVVANDHVNLRVRRGEIHALVGENGAGKTTLMNILYGLVRPDSGEISVNGERVHISGPRDAIRLHIGMVHQHFMLIPPLTVAENIVLGQEPGGPVAVYDRRRARELVLQLSARYGLPIDPDARIEKLSVGLQQRVEILKALYRAADILILDEPTGVLTPQETYELFDVLRALSRQGKTIIFITHKLREVLDLTDRVTVLRRGRNVGELVTRETNQAEIARLMVGREVLLRVEKRPARTGPVVLRVENLHARSDRGLEALQGVSFEVHAGEILGIAGVEGNGQSELVEVLTGMRRATAGRMTITHSSGEQAGKTYDITGMSAREVRLVGIAHIPEDRRGSGLVLSDTIENNTVLGRERWPRFAWARFILRLREIAQWARRLVREFDVRTPSTRLPVRALSGGNQQKVIVAREFAADPQLLIAAQPTRGVDIGAIEFIHRRLVEQRDAGKAILLVSAELDEIRSLSDRIAVMYEGRIVDIVTPEASEEELGLLMTGGRPSEASREERAQTTGDS
- a CDS encoding ABC transporter permease, producing the protein MALQTAQPRSPTPPALETRSTTLLLWLRRVGSGLGRPLLALALALIAGLIVIMITASGSLFDRFNAALLAYGYLFSGAFGSAANLSFSLVNVTPLIFTGLSVAIAYRARLFNIGAEGQFAAGAILAAFVGIKCSTWPGWLLTPLMIVAGALAGALWGGIVGLLKAWRGAHEVVTTIMLNWIIFYVSDWLVSGPLQAPGQADQTPSMPPQTNLPKLSVLYNQTLGHFLPTISQPEQYIVDVGFLFALVALVVYWFLMSRTTFGYETRVVGENPRAAQYAGISVKRNVVLVMTLAGLFAGLGGTLQLMGQYPYEVIGQVFRNDTTGFDAIGVALLGRMTAIGIFLGALLFGGMRQGGSLMQLKANVPGDLVYIIEALVLFSIAVQFLPVIRQALVKRFSAARQPTVVAALAGGVVDLDQAPANGAEAPTMNDQPLSEPGKAALADDGSGQAQIPVQERQHQQNGEA
- a CDS encoding MFS transporter — its product is MLFTRAFSGRLSLSPLRLTLFGITLLEEMLSGIPTIGLPLLRHQVPMSYTQIGLLFTLGAAMSMVLEPLSNVLSDLGKTKKLWVIGGLLVLSGAFVLAGLARSFAVILVAFALLYPSNDIALGAAQSSLIDENPHRSTRTMLRLAFIGNLGDFLTPLTVTIIALLALGWASLCWLAAAIWLVVALLSCALRFPQVERGEGRRSRLGLLVEGFVAALRNPLMLGWVVIATLPVMLDEVYRSFVSLYLQDTLHLSDDAVESLITFESASGFAGLVICELLLALGLTVRQVLAGSALVALIGMTALLLTRSFWLAGLLLCVVGASSIAWFPLARAQVYERLPGRSGTGRALLSLGTPFSVILPSIVGLIAGRLGIAAGVAFLELAPLGILLLLVLQRAESRPTLA
- a CDS encoding bifunctional 5,10-methylenetetrahydrofolate dehydrogenase/5,10-methenyltetrahydrofolate cyclohydrolase codes for the protein MMSATIFDSRPLAARMMAELQQEAAEFRKQHRRSARLAQILIGRDPAAEVYSRQLVRSCRRLGLSCVTLAYPFEVDEEEIRSEVAMLSEAPTTDGIVLLLPLPEHIRQRVVTEVLRPEKDVDGLGPRNAGNLLLGFPSFIPSTAAVVLTVLREAGIRVAGQHAVIVGRSNIGGKPIALALMREDATVTICHSHTRNLAEITRSADILVVSTGRPGLITGEMVKPGAVVLDAGITTVDGKVVGDVDRESVARVASFLTPVPGGLGPLTHLMLIRHTLLGPQ
- a CDS encoding tetratricopeptide repeat protein produces the protein MPGNRQVFKTAMDAADRYRWDSKWTEAAREYQRALVEFPDDTAAHEGLGFCYMQTKQWQQALDEYEYLLKRKPHDIIVLSKVAELYGWLGRREEAYNAYLQLADLYAQAGQGARAEAAWQKALQFSPASPEPHERLANYYAEKKDLSLMIQERLAAARGYLLRNDLAAARAQCEEVLRIDVSNAEARSLLAQLAAGLSQQPAGSAGSLAGEAQAGALSSEEGYAGQEASFTGSPVAGPAAPGNISGGNTGIMGNMGSAGNFGGMGNPGQALAPAGPAGGGAAPQRR
- the cysS gene encoding cysteine--tRNA ligase, translated to MKLFNTLTQRVEPFVPLEGNNVRIYVCGVTPYDTTHLGHAFTYASFDTLIRYLEFRGYSVRYVQNVTDIDDDILRKARELGVPWDELGRRETERFLRDMDALNVRRPTFYVRATDEIPHIIEMVQKLIERGYAYVSDGCVYYNVRQDPDFGVLGRAIGLQDYAAMLAVANERGNYPDDRRKRDPLDFVLWQAQAPGEPAWPSPWGPGRPGWHIECSAMALHYLGDQLDIHGGGADLAFPHHTCEIAQSEHYTGKRPFVRYWLHTGMVYQQGEKMSKSLGNLILVSDLLKQYSANAIRLLLLNHHYRQPWECFPADLQLATEQATLFEEVAALAARCPTTATAESSSELRARFESLLDDDLKTPEALQLLQETGQAALASHDACRASDVVRLLRVLGLRC